The following are encoded in a window of Balaenoptera ricei isolate mBalRic1 chromosome 1, mBalRic1.hap2, whole genome shotgun sequence genomic DNA:
- the LOC132348792 gene encoding keratinocyte-associated transmembrane protein 2-like: protein MATAALRRMRGAQQAKLRPRPAIQVPGGLVLPLVLALLLASATTSSALSQTDSLSQTVLKTHVSTPNTNALTNENQTKPSISQISTTLPPTTSTEKSGVASLSPHPSPTTSLSQEEADNNEDPSTEEEDLLTLNSSPSTAKDTLDNGGYGEPDYDWTTSPRDDESNEALEENRSYMEIEQSVRPFKTPPSNIEEDSHFFFHLISFAFCIAVVYITYHNKRKIFLLVQSRKWHDGLCSKTVEYHRLDQNVNEAMPSLKITNDYIF, encoded by the coding sequence ATGGCCACTGCCGCCCTAAGGAGGATGAGGGGAGCCCAGCAAGCGAAACTGCGGCCGAGGCCAGCCATCCAGGTCCCCGGAGGGCTGGTGCTGCCGCTGGTCCTGGCACTTCTGCTTGCGTCCGCCACCACGTCCAGTGCTCTATCACAGACTGATTCACTGAGCCAGACTGTACTCAAGACACATGTTTCTACTCCAAATACGAATGCTTTAACAaatgaaaaccaaaccaaaccttcTATTTCCCAAATCAGCACCACTCTCCCTCCCACAACTAGTACAGAAAAAAGTGGAGTGGCATCTCTGTCCCCTCATCCCTCGCCTACTACTTCTCTGTCCCAAGAGGAAGCTGATAACAATGAAGATCCTAGCACAGAGGAGGAGGATCTTCTCACACTGAATAGTTCTCCGTCCACTGCCAAAGACACTCTGGACAATGGAGGTTATGGAGAACCAGACTACGACTGGACCACCAGCCCCCGGGACGATGAGTCCAATGAGGCCTTGGAAGAAAACAGGAGCTATATGGAAATTGAACAGTCAGTGAGACCTTTTAAGACCCCACCCTCAAATATAGAAGAAGATAgccatttctttttccatcttatttcttttgctttttgtattGCTGTTGTTTATATTACATATCACAACAAAAGGAAGATTTTCCTTCTGGTTCAAAGCAGGAAATGGCATGATGGTCTTTGTTCCAAAACAGTGGAATATCATCGTCTAGACCAGAATGTTAATGAGGCAATGCCTTCTCTGAAGATTAccaatgattatatattttaa